The genomic DNA aaaaaaaaaacaaccaccaTGTGTGTATGGTCTTTTCATTGTCTCTTTCTGGAAAACGGCATTCTCTCATGATATATATATTACTTCCAGGGCCGACGAACACAGCAACTCCCCTCCGCCGCCCCAGGAGCGGCGCTCGGACGTCTCCTACAAGAAGGTGGGCCTCTTCAACGTCCAGGGACTGCTGCTGCAACAGAACGAGTTCGACCGCGACAAGATCCGCAAGGTCCTCTGGTTCAAGCCCCTGCCGGGAGACATATTCGTCGGCTCCTATCCCCGGTCCTGCTCGACGCGCGCCCAGTACATCATCTGGTCCCTGCTCCACCCGGGTTCTCCCTTGCCCGACTTTCACACCCTCCTGACCAAGGAGTTCCCCTGCATCGAGATCGTCGACGCCGACACCGTCTGCGCGAGGCAAGGCGCTCCCCGGCTCGTCAAGCACCACCTTCCGTACGCGTTCAGTCCCGCCAGCCCCGAGGCGAGGCACGTGGTCGTGCTGAGGAACCCGTTCGACGTGTGCGCCTCCAACTACGTCCATCTGGGCAAGAGCTACGAAGGGACCTTCGCCGACTTCTTCGAGTGCTTCACCAGGGGAGAGGTGGCGTTCGGGGACTACTTCGACCACGTCCTGTCCTGGTACGACCGCAAGGACGACCCCAGGGTGCTGCTGCTCTGCTACGAGACGATGCGAAGGGACCCGCTGGGCAGCGTGAAGCTGATCGCGGACTTCCTGGACATACGCACCAACGCGGAGCTGGTCACTCAGGTGGCCAGGGACACGGGGCTCGAGGCCACCGTGGCCGGCAGGAGCGACCTGGAGGAGGAGGTCTTGAAGGGGAAGGTCGGCTGCTACCGGGAGTACTTCTCGAAGCAACAGCACCGCGTCCTCTCGGACATGACGAAGGAGAAGCTAGCGGGAACGGAGCTCGTGGACGTGTGGGCAGACTTCCTGCAGTGATCGGGACAAGCAATGGGGTGATAAACTCAAGAAGGGGTGGGATGTGGTGTGCCTTAGAGACCGCCAAGTGTGCGGTGCTCCGTTTTATGAAATGTGGTGACTCACgcactgtttctttatttttgtgctGCTACGAGTGTGGTGTTTGGTTGTAAGAAATGTCGTGGCGATCGAGACGGCTTCTAAATGCGTAAGCGTTCCTAtggttacccaacgagaaaactgtCCGTTCGTCCGTCTTTCGCGCAGCACGATCACTTTCGAGAGAGAGCCAGCAGCAATGTTTTTCGCCATctttggaagaagacgacgatgaatgcgcgagcagtggtacGAGCGCGTCTGTCTGACCACGTGACGTGTGCGAACAGGCACACACCataggcacacctttagtaagCCAGAACTGTGGAGCAGCCGTGGTTTCGGAtgggaacgtcatcagcgcacttGGTGCGGCCATggacctgcagtagtttgcttacGTCATCAGTTCACGTTGAGCCGCCTTCCAGAGATGCAGTGGGGGTCGCTGCAGCGCCGTCGCATTTATCGTAATGGTGCCAAGACGGCCGCAGCCGCTGAGCAGTGCCACGATTACCAGCAGTGCGGAGTGTGAGCGTTCAACACCACATGGTTACTATatcaaatgcttacgcatcattcagATAACTCCCTGAGGAGATTCTgcgcaatattcttttttttaattttgtgcaTAGAACAAGCAGTGTATAGCGACGAATATTGGGAAATGGTTTGCCGCGTTTTTTACCACATTTGCTTGGACATCCTGGCAGTCATGTAGCCTCCCTTGCGTGAGTGGTGTATATAGAAAGCGTAAATGATTTCATTGCGGTGTGATTGTTTGTATACACTTCGTCAcaatttctggaaaaaaaaatagaggacgtttcagcttcgcctttaagagtggaaggcgatagcattcaaggatccCTGACTGGAGCTTCTCACGGTTCCCCGCAACTGCAGATTATGCAACCTTAGTGTTTAACGGGAAACGCGTACTGACGGCGAACGCTATACACGAAGctgggctttctggtagaaacgcggcctcttgcgtccGCCGATACCTTAGGTAAGGCACACCCGCGAGTCAAGAAAATCACATAATTTTCATGTTTCTGCTATTGCTTCGCATTTTtgatatttaagtctgagaataCTTATAATAAAAGGCACGCGCTgtgggtgttttgtttcatgacgtttgtttgtgggctgtcatccTTAAAATTCCTAGGAACGATTTTGTCAAGAAattaagacaaggtatgagcaagtttagtgatagaatgatctggcaatataacccgcatacaCCGCGCGTcatccagaaaggccgggtagcccggcaagCAATTCAACTTCTTAATggcgccaaacacggcgacacctccatacactccatcctttggttccctgcccacGTCGGGGCGATTTAGGgcgttcctctgaacctcaacgagtctgcccacgaggctgcgcgtgccCCCAGTCTCTCTCgccggacacagagacgctcctataACGCACTATGAAGTCACTAAGTTCTTTTACTTACAGAGACGGGTTTTCCCGCCgcctccaagctaagcaggccgcaggcggtcacgctcAGACTCATTCTTGCAAACTAACTCCAACCCAAATCTGGCGTCCCTTAATGGTATATATCCCGAcgtttatccgaattgttcttgcgtggcctgtggtgaggtagctacgttgcctcgcatgctctgggagtgcgggtcgctgggccctacgttcacgaaggaagagtgggacgcgctcctgagAAGTCCCGTTTTTGAGGACCAAATCcgggccgtccagcgcgcccgcgatcgggccggcaggctagatctgtcagtccagtcgtgggattagccgggtgcgcgtgttatcgcgttttgctggacccaataaaagtttattcactcactcctGTGTCATCCAGTAAggcgtggatatatatatatatatatatatatatatatatatatatatatatatatatatccgatgttaacgcgatagcgttaataTTTGTGCACATATACACATATTTATGTGCATAGCAACGTCTAGGACTTTTGAATTTCTGCAGCCATTACGATGTCGCATCACTTCGACGTTTTGGCCTCGTTTAAGCtgtctttgttttcgttttttcgtATCAGAGGGTAATCCGCTGTAACGACAAGCCGACATTGCCTTCAAATATTTTCCGAGACTTGCACTCTTCTGGCGTTCTTGTGATATTAAACAAACACTATAGCACAGACATAGcgctcccccaccccctcccttgCTAGGCTTCATGTTCACCCTCCTTTCTTCTCACTTTCTGCACAAAGGCTGTGATTTGCGTGACGTTCCGCTCACCAACCAAGACCGTTGCTGCATACGATTCCAAGCAGCGGTCGACGCCCAccctgtaaaataatttacaccctaaaaagtgaaaaaagggtgtaaatgtgtctataactcacacccttagtgTGTTATATAtattccagcaaaactttttgttgggctagttggtgcattactgaagtactatagcgccaaacagacgacacaggaagaagagacacggacgagcgcttactagcaactgatgctttaatgatggaaacacacaatatatatacacaaatttggcggcgcaactctcttcttcctgtgtcgtctgtttggcgctatagtacttcactACAGTGTATATaatggacaccctaagggtgtgagttatagacacatttacacccctcttagggtgtaaattattttacagtggcAGCATCCACCGTTACTGCGCGAGGAAAACAAGTGTATCATTAGTAAAGGCTCTCTTCCGCCAGCTGTGTTGTTCGTCCGCACCGATGACGCTCGCGAACGTAGTGGACGATCACGTGCACGACGACCAAGATCCGGGTGTTTTTTTCCCGCTACTCTACACAAGTGCTGCGGTGCCAACTTCGAAAGCCTCGGCGAGGAACGTCGTGTGGATATGACGCTTTCCGGAGACACTTCCTCGTTTGATTCCTCCTTCAGCCGTTTAGGCTCACCGCGAACGGAATTCACACCGCCTGCCTAatggaggaaaaaaaacgaatgcGGAAAGAAATGGCATAAAGATCCCGCGTAAATGTTACGAACCTTCGTCGGAGCCCTCCCCTTCCCGAACACTCCTTTTCTTGACGTATCTAGCAACCGTCGCTCGTTAAACGTCGTATAACTTGTCCGGGCTCTTGCCATGCTTCCATCGATGGTGAgctgtaaaataatttaaacccttaaaagtgaaaaaagggtgtaaatctgtctaCAACTCACATCCGTTGGGTTTCctttatatagataacaccctaaggtgTTATCTTACAAAGTTAATTACAGTTACAATGCTAAAGGTGCAAGCGTTCATATATGCcgacccaacgaggaaacccgttcGTCCGTCTGTCACGTAAGGCGATAtggctataaagaaattaatgtatagAACAAAATAAATTCAAAAGGGAAAACGTTGGTGGTGGTAAGTTTCGAACATACGACCTCACGCTCAGTTGCCTATAGTGTCGGGCCCACTGGGTTAAACatccgctgtttttttttttattattgaggGGCTAAGCacgcgtgtttgcaggaggtgaATATttcgggtgttcaaaattaaccTTTGTGCTTTTCCTAAAggttaggcactgggaggcacgcaaAGACCACccgtgcaaataagttatgtggccagggggacacgaAGTGAGAGTATGATTATCGCTGCCAGCAGCCTAATTAACTAACATTGAATAATTACATTTTtcttgactgcagtaagtgggtacgTTTGTATTGAAAAGTCATAGGCatgcagtcgtgtttctacataGTATCAGTTGGAAAAATTCTAGTGTGGTTGTGCTCCGAAATATCCGACTCCAACTTTGAATTGTCCTTTGCATacttacgcatgcaagagagttaaTTAGGGTTGGGGGCACAAAGCTCCTCTCTGATGTGACGCGGCTTTTGCGTGAGACGTTTACTCTGAAAACAGGGCGGAGACACAGGCAAAGATGGTAACTGTTTCTCTTCCCCTCTCGTCTGGAGAAATAAATTATATGGCAGCACGGTGTGCAGTACAGTTGTAGCTCTTGATCTCAATAAAACTTGCAATACTTCGAAATCAGCAGTCATtttatttgcgtagcccaggcaGGTACCGTGCCCGCTCGTCTATAGTCCCCATTGCGCACGCGCAatgccctccggcttctccgctcgcgccattatctcggcatggcagctgtcGCCATCGTTACAGCGTGGTACGACAGCGGTTCCAGGTTCTTCGATTTTTGATTTCGCCAGCCCAGAGGTGAATGGGGACAGTTATCATCTTCTCAGATGCTTCCTACATGTtatcagactaaacgccgcacgcaacagccgcgtcacatcaggaaggagctttgcgccgatcctatAGAACCTCAGCATGCAGCGGCATACAACGATTCGGGCCAGATACATGCGCCCCAGCTTGTAAGCCCGGAAGACTTTATATCCACGTCCAGAAACGCAATGCATACAACATTTCTCAACACTGCTTCACGTTACGCGAATACTGCCGATAAAATTATGCCTCTGCGAGTGGCAAAACACTTTACGACGGCGCGACGTCCACTGACGGCCGCTGACATCCCGCGAGATGACCGATGGGCCTAGCTCGGCGGACGTCGCGGCCTAAGGCGCTTGCGATCCATACCGAGCTCGTCTAAGAGCACTTATTTTGGCCAAACGagtaacactgtacacttaggtcacCCGTAATTAAATACGGCTTCATTACTgtacgcagtcgttgcgaaggctAAACGTGCAAGCCAAGCGAG from Dermacentor albipictus isolate Rhodes 1998 colony chromosome 7, USDA_Dalb.pri_finalv2, whole genome shotgun sequence includes the following:
- the LOC135919256 gene encoding sulfotransferase 1B1-like, translating into MPADEHSNSPPPPQERRSDVSYKKVGLFNVQGLLLQQNEFDRDKIRKVLWFKPLPGDIFVGSYPRSCSTRAQYIIWSLLHPGSPLPDFHTLLTKEFPCIEIVDADTVCARQGAPRLVKHHLPYAFSPASPEARHVVVLRNPFDVCASNYVHLGKSYEGTFADFFECFTRGEVAFGDYFDHVLSWYDRKDDPRVLLLCYETMRRDPLGSVKLIADFLDIRTNAELVTQVARDTGLEATVAGRSDLEEEVLKGKVGCYREYFSKQQHRVLSDMTKEKLAGTELVDVWADFLQ